A window from Kwoniella pini CBS 10737 chromosome 1, complete sequence encodes these proteins:
- a CDS encoding 40S ribosomal protein eS12 produces the protein MSDAGSETASNPPVEVEAGEVEVAEKSGSLSVEDALQQVIKTALVHDGLARGLRECAKALDKREAHLCVLVETVTEAEYLKLIEALCAEHSIQLIKVSDAKVLGQWAGLAKIDREGKPRKVVGCSCVVITNYGQDSPALQVLLDYFKTR, from the exons atgtctGACGCTGGATCTGAAACCGCTTCCAACCCACCTGTCGAAGTCGAAGCTggagaagttgaagttgcTGAAAAATCTGGATCTCTTTCAGTTGAAGATGCTCTCCAACAAGTCATCAAGACTGCCCTTGTCCACGATGGATTAGCTCGAGGTCTTAGAGAATGTGCCAAAGCTCTCGATAAGCGAGAGGCTCACTTGTGTGTCCTCGTAGAGACCGTCACTGAGG CCGAATACCTCAAGCTCATTGAAGCTCTCTGTGCCGAACACTCTATCCAACTTATCAAAGTCTCTGACGCCAAGGTTCTCGGTCAATGGGCTGGTCTTGCCAAGATTGACAGAGAAGGTAAACCAAGAAAGGTCGTCGGATGCTCTTGTGTAGTTATCACCAACTACGGACAAGACTCCCCAGCTCTTCAAGTCCTCCTCGACT ACTTCAAGACCCGATAA